One genomic segment of Pandoraea sputorum includes these proteins:
- the sctC gene encoding type III secretion system outer membrane ring subunit SctC translates to MKKMHYAVCAMLAAGASNVAVASWATALSSAGALDDASPASTPPAVIEPQAQALPQTSEPVREPAPVQTAGVSGGYVARNDNLRVFFAALSPYLGRPVIVSNLAAKKQVSGDFDMNNARVLLESMANRLGLVWYHDGQSIFIYDASEIRNATVSMTHTTLSDLVSYLRSAGLYDRRYPIRGEASRKVFYVSGPPVFVDLVLAASRSIDRATVNDVPAAGPDRIGVVRMENGFVSDRTYQMRDEKIVIPGMESVIKELVETARSGAGGAGSLGGLLPPSTQLPLSPQDTRGVPAPLLPPGPKTDTTSPPAALSAAPPLLPPTRPGSVGEGGRGQLIVQAYPAGNSLLVRGTAEQVERIERLVSRLDAPRRHIELSLWIIDVRKEALDSLGVDWSGGVAIGSHVGVLLNATAPVSTLDGVRFLAKIQAIATRGQATVVSRPVILTQENIPAMFDGSQTFYVPLEGERTTDLRSVTYGTMISVWPRFAGRDEIEMTLNIEDGTSAPGKQSDAESKYTVLPTVSRTRISTIARVPQGKSLLIGGYTRDSGDTVEKKIPLLGDIPWIGRVFRYTSTAQNNDVRVFLIQPREIDGPLQRDASDIAGDTVATLPYPVDGVSKDIRATTGLDPAQAVPAAGGREASGASPSQPPTDASAEPHMRDESVILNTGADRGQS, encoded by the coding sequence ATGAAGAAGATGCACTATGCCGTCTGCGCGATGCTCGCCGCAGGCGCGTCGAATGTTGCCGTCGCCTCGTGGGCGACGGCGTTGTCGTCGGCAGGCGCGCTCGACGATGCTTCGCCAGCGTCGACGCCCCCGGCCGTGATCGAGCCGCAAGCGCAGGCGCTACCGCAGACGTCGGAACCCGTGCGGGAGCCTGCGCCGGTGCAGACGGCTGGCGTATCGGGCGGCTATGTGGCACGCAACGACAACCTGCGTGTGTTCTTCGCGGCACTGTCGCCGTATCTTGGCCGTCCGGTCATCGTCAGCAATCTGGCGGCGAAGAAGCAGGTCTCGGGCGATTTCGACATGAACAACGCCCGTGTGCTGCTGGAATCGATGGCGAACCGGCTGGGTCTCGTCTGGTATCACGACGGGCAGTCGATCTTCATCTACGACGCGTCCGAGATTCGCAATGCAACCGTCTCCATGACGCACACGACGCTATCCGATCTCGTGTCGTATCTGCGCAGCGCGGGGCTTTACGACCGACGCTATCCGATACGCGGCGAGGCGAGTCGCAAAGTGTTCTACGTTTCCGGTCCGCCTGTCTTTGTCGACCTCGTGCTCGCCGCGTCGCGCTCGATCGATCGCGCGACGGTCAATGACGTCCCGGCCGCCGGACCCGACCGGATCGGGGTGGTGCGCATGGAAAACGGCTTCGTGTCGGATCGCACCTATCAGATGCGCGACGAGAAGATCGTCATCCCCGGGATGGAGTCCGTGATCAAGGAACTGGTGGAGACCGCCCGGAGTGGTGCGGGTGGGGCGGGTAGCCTGGGCGGCCTGCTACCGCCGTCGACGCAGTTACCCCTCTCGCCTCAGGACACACGGGGTGTTCCCGCGCCGCTATTGCCACCAGGGCCCAAAACCGACACAACATCCCCGCCCGCAGCGCTTAGCGCCGCACCGCCGCTCTTGCCGCCTACGCGCCCCGGGAGTGTTGGCGAGGGCGGGCGTGGCCAGCTCATCGTGCAGGCGTATCCGGCGGGCAACAGCCTGCTGGTGCGCGGTACTGCCGAACAGGTCGAGCGCATCGAGCGTCTTGTCTCGCGCCTCGATGCACCGCGTCGGCACATCGAGTTGTCGCTGTGGATCATCGACGTGCGCAAGGAAGCGCTCGATTCGCTGGGCGTGGACTGGTCGGGCGGTGTCGCCATCGGGTCTCACGTGGGCGTGTTGCTCAACGCGACGGCGCCGGTCAGCACGCTCGACGGCGTTCGTTTTCTGGCGAAGATTCAGGCGATTGCCACGCGCGGACAGGCGACCGTGGTGTCGCGTCCTGTGATCCTCACGCAGGAGAACATCCCGGCGATGTTCGACGGTAGCCAGACGTTCTACGTGCCGCTCGAAGGCGAGCGCACCACGGACCTGCGCAGTGTGACCTACGGAACGATGATCAGCGTCTGGCCGCGCTTTGCCGGGCGCGACGAAATCGAAATGACGCTCAACATCGAAGACGGCACGAGTGCGCCCGGCAAGCAGAGCGATGCCGAGAGCAAATACACCGTGCTGCCGACGGTATCCCGTACGCGCATCAGCACCATTGCGCGTGTGCCCCAGGGCAAGAGCCTGCTCATCGGCGGCTATACGCGAGACAGTGGCGACACCGTCGAGAAGAAAATTCCGCTGCTCGGCGACATTCCGTGGATCGGCCGCGTGTTTCGCTACACAAGTACGGCACAGAACAACGATGTGCGCGTTTTCCTGATTCAACCCCGCGAGATCGACGGTCCCCTTCAGCGCGACGCCAGCGATATCGCGGGCGACACCGTGGCGACGTTGCCTTATCCCGTCGACGGGGTGTCGAAGGACATTCGCGCAACGACCGGGCTCGATCCGGCCCAGGCAGTCCCTGCCGCCGGAGGACGCGAAGCGTCGGGGGCCTCACCTTCTCAACCTCCGACGGACGCGAGCGCCGAACCGCACATGCGCGACGAGTCCGTCATCCTTAACACGGGAGCCGACCGTGGCCAGTCTTGA
- a CDS encoding YscQ/HrcQ family type III secretion apparatus protein: MLKLRHIDEGLLQLTRAADVWQAQGWSASLEYLPRMGSWIRVQDTAHTWQGWVEPGMWLEGAAHELASLACCADSEQLAARLFTVTANPLHLPMPELRYDVLDVGAPIDGAALPDAMLLKVRAAECPVWLTRVPEVRGATPLDVSGVRFLLDVEIGRSPARLATLRSVRRGDALIVRDVKRRLSCSGSVIGGYQQEEGSAMLETYLHDEIEDMTPERLRDGDDFGEMTAASGGATSLAQLPVELVFVLQRERMTLAELAQLGRTRVLALQPGAEQHVEVRANGTLLGRGELVQLDGRLGVEIFEWPMETADAQRDVKGTDHVE, from the coding sequence ATGCTGAAACTGCGACACATCGACGAAGGACTGTTGCAGCTCACTCGGGCGGCGGACGTCTGGCAAGCGCAGGGCTGGTCGGCATCGCTCGAATATCTGCCACGCATGGGGTCCTGGATTCGCGTGCAGGACACAGCGCACACGTGGCAAGGGTGGGTGGAACCCGGCATGTGGCTCGAAGGTGCCGCGCATGAGCTGGCCTCGCTCGCGTGCTGCGCCGATTCCGAGCAACTGGCGGCGCGGTTGTTCACCGTGACGGCAAACCCGTTGCATCTGCCGATGCCCGAGTTGCGTTATGACGTGCTCGACGTGGGCGCGCCGATTGACGGTGCGGCGCTACCCGACGCGATGCTGCTCAAGGTGCGGGCGGCAGAGTGCCCCGTATGGCTCACTCGGGTGCCCGAGGTACGGGGCGCGACGCCGCTCGACGTGAGTGGCGTGCGCTTCTTGCTCGATGTGGAGATCGGCCGCAGCCCGGCCCGGTTGGCGACGCTGCGCAGCGTTCGTCGCGGCGATGCGCTGATCGTTCGCGACGTGAAGCGTCGGCTGAGTTGTTCGGGAAGTGTGATCGGCGGTTATCAACAAGAGGAGGGGAGCGCGATGCTGGAAACGTATTTGCATGACGAGATCGAGGACATGACGCCTGAGCGTTTGCGAGACGGCGACGACTTTGGCGAAATGACGGCAGCATCCGGTGGGGCGACATCGCTGGCCCAGTTGCCTGTCGAACTGGTGTTCGTGCTGCAACGCGAGCGCATGACGCTTGCCGAACTGGCGCAACTTGGTCGCACGCGCGTGCTCGCGTTGCAGCCGGGCGCGGAGCAGCACGTCGAGGTGCGCGCCAACGGCACGTTGCTCGGGCGTGGTGAACTGGTGCAACTCGATGGACGGCTGGGCGTCGAGATCTTCGAGTGGCCGATGGAGACGGCCGACGCGCAAAGGGACGTCAAGGGAACGGATCATGTGGAGTGA
- a CDS encoding EscV/YscV/HrcV family type III secretion system export apparatus protein produces the protein MPAALLSELRGRPEVVILILMSCVIAMLVIPLPTYLVDFLIGVNIAISVLLFLGAFHIERILNFSSFPSMLLITTLFRLALSISTTRLILIDADAGKIIDSFGQFVIGDSLAVGFVVFAIVTIVQFIVIAKGSERVAEVAARFSLDGMPGKQMSIDADVKAGTLDNDGARERRSVLERESQLYGSFDGAMKFVKGDAIAGIVIIFVNLIGGIIVGMTQRGMELGGALETYTTLTIGDGLVAQIPALLISVSAGFVVTRVNGEADNMGRTIVSQLMGNRFVLGATALLTLIIGTLPGFPLPTFSLLACLLALACYFAKPDAAAAGLSGNAAKASKGGKPGDGAAGKASKPGKTGPNTKTRPNAKADSSLMSIDNLDSVAPSTAPLAIVIPSAELASFEAAGFTERVRSQFFTDFGVHLPEVLLQGSSSLDASRAAVYINEVRADEFVIFYDRVRVDAYTAEIAALDYDPVFSGPERGRCAWVTPAQGEALAAMRHLTHPPADELYQGMAVLLTRHVNEFFGIQETKKMLDLVEQHYPDLVKEVLRHVALQRVSEILQRLVMERISVRNMKLVMEVLAMWAPREKDVLNLVEHVRGALGRYICNKFLRGGELRVVMLSAEMEESVRRSIRQTAGGAFVNMDPKDAEALLDRVALALDASGRPHKDLVLLASVDVRRFVKKLAETRFRDLEVLSFGELVDGVSVNVISTI, from the coding sequence ATGCCCGCCGCGTTACTGAGCGAACTGCGCGGTCGTCCCGAGGTCGTCATTCTGATCCTGATGTCGTGCGTGATCGCCATGTTGGTGATTCCGTTGCCGACGTATCTGGTCGACTTTCTCATCGGCGTGAACATTGCGATTTCCGTGTTGCTTTTTCTCGGCGCGTTTCACATCGAGCGAATTCTGAACTTCTCCTCGTTCCCTTCGATGCTGCTCATCACCACGCTGTTTCGGCTGGCGTTGTCGATCAGCACCACGCGTCTGATTCTCATCGACGCCGACGCGGGAAAAATCATCGATTCGTTCGGGCAGTTCGTCATTGGCGACAGCCTGGCGGTGGGGTTCGTGGTGTTTGCCATTGTCACTATCGTGCAGTTCATCGTGATCGCGAAGGGCTCCGAGCGCGTGGCCGAAGTCGCTGCCCGCTTTTCGCTCGACGGCATGCCGGGCAAACAGATGAGTATCGATGCCGACGTGAAGGCGGGCACCCTCGATAACGACGGCGCCCGTGAGCGTCGCAGTGTGCTGGAGCGTGAGAGTCAGCTGTACGGATCGTTCGATGGGGCGATGAAGTTCGTCAAAGGCGACGCGATCGCGGGCATCGTCATCATCTTCGTCAATCTGATCGGCGGCATTATCGTGGGCATGACGCAGCGCGGCATGGAGTTGGGAGGCGCGCTGGAGACCTACACCACGCTGACCATCGGCGACGGTCTCGTCGCGCAGATTCCGGCACTGCTCATCTCGGTGTCGGCGGGCTTCGTCGTCACGCGTGTGAACGGCGAAGCCGACAACATGGGGCGCACGATCGTCAGCCAGTTGATGGGCAACCGCTTCGTGCTGGGAGCGACGGCGCTCCTCACGCTGATCATCGGCACGCTGCCGGGATTTCCGCTTCCGACCTTTTCTCTGCTGGCTTGCCTGCTGGCGCTGGCCTGCTACTTCGCAAAGCCGGACGCCGCGGCGGCCGGGTTATCGGGCAACGCGGCAAAGGCCAGCAAGGGCGGCAAGCCGGGCGATGGCGCCGCAGGCAAAGCGAGCAAGCCCGGGAAAACGGGTCCCAATACAAAGACGCGTCCCAACGCGAAGGCCGACAGCTCGCTCATGTCGATCGACAACCTCGACAGTGTCGCGCCATCGACAGCGCCGCTGGCCATCGTCATTCCGTCGGCGGAACTCGCGTCGTTCGAAGCGGCGGGCTTCACGGAGCGGGTGCGCAGCCAGTTTTTTACCGACTTCGGCGTGCATCTGCCGGAGGTCCTCTTGCAGGGCTCGTCGTCGCTCGATGCATCGCGCGCAGCTGTCTACATCAACGAAGTGCGTGCCGACGAGTTCGTCATCTTCTACGATCGCGTGCGCGTGGACGCCTACACCGCCGAAATCGCGGCCCTGGATTACGACCCGGTCTTCTCCGGCCCCGAGCGCGGCCGCTGTGCGTGGGTGACGCCTGCGCAGGGCGAGGCGCTCGCCGCCATGCGACACCTCACACATCCGCCCGCCGACGAACTGTATCAGGGGATGGCCGTCCTGCTCACGCGACATGTGAACGAGTTCTTCGGCATTCAGGAGACGAAGAAAATGCTCGATCTGGTCGAGCAGCATTACCCGGATCTGGTCAAGGAGGTGCTGCGGCACGTGGCACTACAGCGGGTCTCGGAGATCCTGCAACGTCTGGTCATGGAGCGTATCTCCGTGCGCAACATGAAGCTCGTGATGGAAGTCCTCGCCATGTGGGCCCCGCGTGAGAAGGATGTGCTGAATCTCGTCGAGCACGTGCGCGGCGCGCTGGGCCGCTACATCTGCAACAAGTTCCTGCGCGGCGGTGAGTTGCGCGTCGTGATGCTCTCTGCGGAGATGGAGGAGAGTGTGCGTCGTTCGATCCGGCAGACCGCCGGTGGCGCGTTCGTCAATATGGACCCGAAGGACGCCGAGGCGCTGCTCGATCGCGTAGCACTCGCACTCGACGCGTCCGGGCGGCCCCACAAGGATCTGGTGCTGCTGGCGTCGGTCGACGTGCGGCGCTTCGTGAAGAAGCTGGCGGAAACGCGCTTCCGCGATCTGGAAGTGTTGTCGTTCGGCGAACTGGTGGATGGCGTGTCCGTCAACGTCATCAGCACGATCTGA
- a CDS encoding EscS/YscS/HrcS family type III secretion system export apparatus protein, with protein sequence MDNLIFAGNRALYLVLILSAGPVAVATLVGVIVGLLQTVTQVQEQTLPFGLKLLAVSLSLFLLADWFGETLVGYGAAMLKLAMTGKT encoded by the coding sequence ATGGATAACCTGATTTTCGCGGGCAATCGTGCGCTGTATCTGGTGCTCATTCTGTCGGCCGGTCCTGTCGCGGTGGCCACGCTCGTCGGCGTGATCGTCGGCTTGCTGCAGACGGTCACACAGGTGCAGGAGCAGACGTTGCCGTTCGGCCTGAAGCTGCTCGCGGTCTCGCTGAGTCTGTTTCTGCTCGCCGACTGGTTCGGCGAGACGCTGGTCGGCTACGGTGCGGCTATGTTGAAGCTGGCCATGACGGGCAAAACCTGA
- a CDS encoding FliI/YscN family ATPase, producing MTQAPNQASMPGGPSFVRPLSLISRIAGHTAEANIPGVTIGEICDIRRTWRDAHVVGQAQVIAVHDERAILSLFAATQGLSCDSALLPTGRQASCRPHDTWRGAVLDAGGDIVDRIDGQPLTPLRGGATERTLLAPALPYLERVGVDSALHTGLRAIDALMPCGVGQRVGIFAPAGCGKTSFMSALLAGVEVDTTVIALIGERGREVVEIVEALRASPGAQRCIVIFATSDAPAVTRRNAALLATTTAEHFRDQGQRVALFVDSLTRYVRACRDLALATGEPPMRAGVPASVYTSLPQLLERAGASTRGSISAFYTVLLEDDEMPDPMAEEIRSILDGHIHLSAQLAHRNHYPAIDVLRSVSRVATRVTPSDQMRTAGQVRAWLARLESLQTLVDLGEYRPGVNAQDDRAMEAKPYIEAFLKQEAHEWSSAEETLRRLHEIVG from the coding sequence ATGACCCAAGCACCAAACCAAGCATCGATGCCGGGCGGCCCGTCGTTCGTCCGCCCTCTCTCGCTGATCTCGCGCATCGCCGGACACACGGCAGAAGCGAACATTCCGGGGGTGACCATCGGCGAGATTTGCGATATCCGCCGCACGTGGCGTGACGCGCATGTCGTGGGGCAGGCGCAGGTTATCGCGGTGCACGACGAGCGGGCCATTCTCAGCCTGTTCGCGGCCACGCAAGGGCTGTCCTGCGATTCGGCGTTGCTGCCCACGGGACGTCAGGCGTCGTGCCGCCCGCACGACACGTGGCGGGGTGCTGTGCTCGACGCGGGCGGCGATATTGTGGATCGCATCGACGGGCAGCCGCTGACGCCGCTGCGTGGAGGGGCGACGGAGCGGACGTTGCTGGCCCCGGCTTTGCCCTACCTCGAACGCGTGGGCGTCGATAGCGCCTTGCATACAGGACTGCGCGCCATCGACGCGCTGATGCCATGTGGCGTGGGGCAGCGAGTCGGTATCTTCGCCCCGGCGGGGTGCGGCAAGACATCGTTCATGAGCGCGCTACTGGCTGGCGTGGAAGTCGACACGACGGTGATTGCGCTGATCGGCGAGCGAGGTCGCGAGGTAGTGGAGATCGTCGAAGCGTTGAGGGCTTCGCCGGGCGCGCAGCGCTGCATCGTGATCTTCGCGACGTCTGACGCGCCTGCCGTCACACGCCGCAACGCTGCGTTGCTGGCGACCACGACCGCCGAGCACTTCCGCGATCAGGGGCAGCGGGTAGCGCTGTTCGTCGACTCGCTGACCCGCTACGTGCGCGCATGCCGAGACCTGGCACTGGCGACTGGCGAGCCACCCATGCGCGCAGGCGTACCCGCTTCGGTCTACACGAGCCTGCCGCAGTTGCTGGAGCGCGCGGGGGCATCCACACGCGGCAGCATCAGCGCCTTCTATACCGTGTTGCTGGAAGACGACGAGATGCCGGACCCCATGGCCGAAGAGATTCGGTCGATCCTCGACGGACACATTCATCTAAGTGCCCAACTGGCTCACCGGAACCACTATCCAGCCATCGACGTGTTACGCAGCGTAAGCCGTGTCGCGACGCGCGTCACGCCGTCTGACCAGATGCGCACGGCGGGTCAGGTGCGGGCATGGCTCGCGCGTCTCGAATCGTTGCAGACGTTGGTAGACCTCGGCGAGTACCGGCCCGGCGTGAATGCTCAGGACGACCGCGCGATGGAGGCGAAGCCGTACATCGAAGCCTTCCTGAAGCAAGAGGCGCACGAATGGTCGTCCGCCGAAGAGACGCTGAGGAGGTTGCATGAAATCGTGGGGTGA
- a CDS encoding EscR/YscR/HrcR family type III secretion system export apparatus protein, which yields MWSDVPAIAVLSFFTLLPFLVASGTCFVKFSIVFVMVRNALGLQQVPSNMTLNGAALLISIFVMLPVTTAVLDAYQANPVNFADPNSVRRFLDDGLSPYRDYLLKYADPQLTQFFARQEVSRDGASAPLDDTAPSIFALLPAYALTEIKSAFTIGFYLYLPFVVVDLVVSSVLLSLGMMMMSPVTISVPIKLILFVAMDGWSLLSQGLVSQYLQ from the coding sequence ATGTGGAGTGATGTACCGGCGATTGCGGTACTGAGTTTCTTCACACTGCTGCCGTTTCTGGTGGCCTCGGGTACCTGCTTCGTCAAGTTCTCCATCGTCTTCGTGATGGTGCGCAATGCGCTCGGGCTGCAACAGGTGCCGAGCAATATGACGCTTAACGGTGCGGCGTTGCTGATCTCGATTTTCGTGATGCTGCCAGTGACGACAGCGGTGCTCGACGCGTATCAGGCCAACCCCGTCAACTTTGCCGATCCGAATTCGGTGCGTCGCTTTCTCGACGACGGCCTCTCGCCCTATCGCGATTACCTGCTCAAGTACGCCGACCCGCAGCTGACGCAGTTCTTCGCGCGTCAGGAAGTGTCCCGCGACGGCGCCAGCGCGCCGCTCGACGACACGGCACCGTCCATCTTCGCGCTGCTCCCCGCGTATGCGCTCACCGAGATCAAGAGCGCGTTCACGATCGGCTTTTACCTGTATCTGCCGTTCGTGGTCGTCGATCTGGTGGTCTCCAGCGTGCTGCTCTCGCTGGGCATGATGATGATGAGTCCGGTGACGATCTCCGTGCCGATCAAGCTCATTCTCTTTGTGGCGATGGACGGATGGTCACTGTTGTCGCAGGGGCTGGTCAGCCAGTATCTGCAATAG
- a CDS encoding helix-turn-helix domain-containing protein yields MKIMEEAQALCENQSYSLACGGVWFVCSPPSTRSLLLELQPTGNVGPTRLELSPGYCGLLMHGKGTLLVRGGTLHYQRLHCNVLVKLLAFMDEAHAMGNDSDDHYRRCAVPALHRVPVATPWVDRRQCELWFLSQMTAPGEGFRTMLDVLRRCESYDLIRFLLTRAPAGGTLRHMCTKYGVSYSHFRRLCRGALGESAKIALRDWRMARSMLEVAQGNDSFTEIALRNGYASSSHFSTEIKELIGMSPTSAAGALRTLAR; encoded by the coding sequence ATGAAGATCATGGAAGAAGCGCAAGCGCTGTGCGAAAACCAATCGTACTCGCTGGCATGCGGCGGCGTGTGGTTCGTGTGTTCGCCGCCGTCCACCCGAAGCCTGTTGCTGGAGCTGCAGCCGACCGGCAACGTGGGGCCGACGCGACTGGAGCTGAGTCCCGGGTATTGCGGATTGCTGATGCACGGCAAAGGCACGCTGCTGGTCAGAGGCGGCACGCTGCACTACCAGCGGTTGCACTGCAACGTGCTGGTCAAGCTGCTGGCGTTCATGGACGAAGCGCACGCGATGGGCAATGACTCGGACGACCATTACCGGCGCTGCGCCGTGCCTGCGCTGCATCGGGTGCCGGTCGCGACACCATGGGTCGACCGTCGGCAATGCGAGCTGTGGTTCCTAAGTCAAATGACCGCGCCGGGAGAAGGTTTTCGAACGATGCTCGATGTGCTGCGCCGTTGCGAATCGTACGACCTGATCCGCTTTCTGCTCACGCGCGCACCCGCTGGTGGCACGTTGCGTCACATGTGCACAAAGTATGGCGTGTCCTATTCGCATTTCCGGCGACTGTGCCGGGGCGCGCTGGGGGAATCCGCGAAGATCGCGTTACGCGATTGGCGCATGGCGCGCTCGATGCTTGAAGTCGCTCAGGGGAACGACAGCTTCACGGAGATCGCGCTGCGCAACGGCTATGCATCGTCGTCGCATTTCTCCACCGAGATCAAGGAGCTGATCGGGATGTCGCCGACCAGTGCCGCCGGCGCGTTGCGAACGTTGGCCCGATGA
- a CDS encoding SpaN/EivJ family type III secretion system needle length determinant, translated as MAQVSVAGTAEVSASPDETGRQQASDKTMAQRVEEALRRRASEHRTADDMPSGTPLWFWSMPMDRSPPLRLDAMSGDSPSSGEGVSSAQQARATSADIRDATDPSTRHDGARKALVELLRANRLVGEGPPRSVTDKRTGASLAAGTSQVDASASVQRRNARSPMTDGVGGIGGVGESTTTAVDGHAATASGAASEVGQESRPEVRPHHDSRERSHRGEGGVGAPGTSTPQVTQGYALALHPGVRRFVAQGPHKPMAPRAPVHPSPSDVARRSITGGDGMRYAFGSWGKGHFVNVQVVQLDGRRGFVLGASDAMVHRRLSAALPGAASSSEEGSSRSVDVRAIEAVEKLDSTNDEDAGC; from the coding sequence ATGGCGCAGGTAAGCGTGGCAGGAACGGCCGAGGTATCGGCAAGTCCGGACGAGACCGGGCGACAGCAGGCGAGCGACAAAACGATGGCGCAGCGTGTGGAAGAAGCGCTGCGCAGGCGGGCGTCCGAGCATCGGACAGCAGACGATATGCCGAGCGGTACGCCGCTTTGGTTCTGGTCGATGCCGATGGATCGCTCGCCGCCGCTGCGGCTCGACGCGATGTCCGGGGACTCACCATCATCGGGCGAAGGCGTGTCGTCGGCTCAGCAAGCGCGCGCAACGTCTGCCGACATCAGGGATGCGACCGACCCGTCGACGCGCCACGACGGCGCGCGTAAGGCGCTTGTCGAGTTGCTCAGGGCGAACCGACTCGTGGGTGAAGGACCGCCTCGATCCGTCACCGATAAGCGCACCGGCGCGTCGCTCGCCGCCGGTACATCCCAGGTCGATGCCAGTGCTTCGGTCCAACGTCGCAACGCACGGTCGCCGATGACCGACGGTGTTGGCGGTATCGGCGGTGTCGGTGAATCGACCACCACAGCCGTAGACGGGCACGCCGCGACGGCGTCGGGCGCGGCATCGGAGGTCGGGCAGGAATCCAGGCCGGAAGTGAGACCACATCACGATTCACGCGAGCGGTCGCATCGGGGGGAGGGTGGCGTCGGCGCGCCGGGTACTTCGACGCCACAGGTCACGCAGGGATATGCGCTCGCGCTACATCCGGGCGTACGTCGATTCGTGGCGCAGGGGCCCCACAAACCCATGGCACCGCGTGCACCGGTGCACCCGTCGCCCAGCGATGTTGCCCGCCGGTCGATCACCGGTGGCGACGGCATGCGCTACGCATTCGGGAGTTGGGGGAAGGGGCACTTCGTCAACGTGCAGGTCGTGCAATTGGACGGGCGCCGAGGCTTCGTACTCGGCGCGTCGGACGCCATGGTGCATCGGCGGTTGTCGGCCGCGCTGCCGGGGGCAGCGTCTTCGTCGGAAGAAGGATCGTCGCGCAGCGTCGATGTGCGCGCCATCGAGGCCGTCGAAAAATTAGACAGCACAAACGATGAGGACGCCGGATGCTGA
- a CDS encoding HrpJ domain-containing protein yields MASLEAIRPSSSSISQTAATSQGRQRAVRSHDDEDGPQRILSGGPVADIRKTLESADEMSSVMAQFRLRTMRKEENRGMAQSYDYILEEDAPNKILAILGASWVTAEGLSRLLKDAFDDVTDRWLALQALDTQRESLDSAQQQALTEAIQLAQDAPRREIRERKAGIHCAIKARLSAKQMPLEFGPRMLRAAYREFLINDAGTPDIDIYQSWISRFGYTRREQVLNFIEETFVDDMRSLDPSSTQAEALSPTQRLNVLKRLRSCERTFVQRVSTSPFAEPFNANEEDWLHFVLAILTDPRALDECMSAVAGPAALLQDNGAHGRLIGLLYRACSDLPGEPLQTQEARDVLLDGLRDLADAAYRRERSDRASDPVSRHRRSV; encoded by the coding sequence GTGGCCAGTCTTGAAGCTATTCGACCCTCGTCGTCGTCAATCTCGCAGACCGCCGCCACGTCGCAGGGACGGCAACGGGCGGTGCGCTCGCACGACGATGAAGACGGCCCTCAGCGGATTCTCTCGGGCGGCCCGGTCGCCGACATCCGCAAGACGCTGGAGTCGGCCGACGAAATGTCGTCTGTCATGGCGCAGTTTCGACTGCGCACGATGCGCAAGGAAGAGAACCGGGGCATGGCGCAGAGCTACGACTACATCCTCGAAGAGGACGCGCCTAACAAGATTCTGGCGATTCTTGGTGCGTCGTGGGTGACAGCCGAAGGGTTGAGCCGACTGCTGAAGGACGCCTTCGACGACGTCACCGACCGATGGCTCGCCCTTCAGGCGCTCGATACGCAACGTGAATCGCTCGACAGCGCCCAACAGCAGGCACTGACCGAAGCGATCCAGCTTGCGCAGGATGCCCCTCGCAGGGAAATCCGCGAGCGCAAGGCGGGTATTCACTGCGCAATCAAAGCCCGCCTGAGCGCAAAGCAGATGCCGCTCGAGTTCGGGCCACGGATGTTGCGCGCGGCGTATCGTGAGTTTCTGATCAACGACGCGGGGACGCCCGACATCGATATCTACCAGTCCTGGATTTCCCGATTCGGCTATACGCGGCGTGAGCAGGTGCTCAATTTCATCGAAGAGACATTTGTCGACGACATGCGCTCGCTCGACCCGAGCAGCACGCAGGCGGAGGCACTTTCACCGACGCAGCGCCTTAACGTCCTGAAGCGCCTGCGCTCGTGCGAGCGCACGTTCGTGCAACGGGTCAGCACCAGTCCGTTTGCCGAACCCTTCAACGCCAACGAAGAGGACTGGCTGCATTTCGTGCTCGCGATCCTGACCGACCCCCGTGCGCTCGACGAATGCATGAGCGCAGTCGCGGGCCCCGCCGCATTGCTGCAGGACAACGGCGCGCATGGTCGACTGATCGGGCTGCTGTACCGGGCTTGCAGCGACTTGCCGGGTGAGCCGTTGCAGACGCAGGAGGCGCGTGACGTGCTGCTCGACGGCTTGCGCGATCTGGCCGACGCGGCTTACCGTCGCGAACGCAGCGATCGTGCGTCCGACCCCGTGTCGCGACATCGCCGGAGCGTGTAA